A stretch of DNA from Tautonia rosea:
GAGTCTCTTCTCGGAATAAACCCTCGAACACGCTCAGCATCTTTTCTTGGTCCATCATTGGAGTGAGGTATTTCGACCTCCACGAGACGCTCTGCACCACCGGGCTCGTCGTCCCGAAGGACAGATACATCCTCGTACCAGGTGAGGATCGAACTCCTTGGATCCTGCGATTCGATGGGAGAGATGCCATCGCTCGCGGTGAGCTGAACGGTGCGTTGGCCGTCGCTCGGCATCACTTGAACGCGCTGGCCGGAGATGAAGCGGCTGTCGTTTCGCTCGGGGGAACATCCGACAATGGCCAAGGCGGAGAGCAAAAGGAGCCGGCGCATGAAGATTGCTCCGCAGGAGGGTATCACCTTGGACGCCTGTCCTGAGCGTAGGACCGAGCGAACACGGGGAGAGGTGTCCTGACCGAATGGGGGCCATTTCCCCTTTCTGACACGGGCAACGATCGAGTGGACATCGTAAGGCCGAGGCTCTTTGCCGGAAATAGGGACAGGCACCTCGAAGACTCGGAGCCAGTCCCTATTTCCTGACACGCAACAAGGAAGAGGGAACCGCTCAAACACGCCGCTGCCGGAAATGGGGGACAGGCACCTCGAAGACTCGGAGCCAGTCCCCATTTCCTGACGTGCCAGTCGCGAGGGAGAACTGCTTCAAGAGTCATGGAACGGGGAGGGAAACCCTTCCATGAAATCCCGGGAATTCACGATCCGGTGGGCGTCGATGGCGCGGGCCTCGAATTCTGTCGCGAAGGACTGGCTGCACGATGAGGCGTCTGGGAGACGCGGGGTATCGGGAGGGGGCGGGATTGAGGATCATGGAGGGGGAGGGTTGGCAGGTCGGTCGATTGGGGGGGAGGGTTGGCGGGAACCTTTGGGGGGTGGGGGGCGTCGAAGGGGATACGATGACCGGGTTCGAGGATGACCAGGAGCTGGTCGAGGCGAGTCGGGCGGGTTCGGCGGAGGCCTTCGGGGAGCTGGTCAGGAGGCATCAGGATCGGCTCTATCCGACCCTGGTGAGATTGACCGGGTCGGCGGAGGACGCCCAGGACCTGCTGCAAGAGTCGTTTCTGCGCGCCTACCGGAAACTGGGGAGGTTTCGGGGGGGTAGCTCCTTTTATACGTGGCTGTACCGCCTGGCCGTGAACCTGGCGTTGAGTCATCGGAGGCGTCGGAAGGGGCCGGCGAGGCTCTCGGAGCTGTGGGTCGATCGGGAGACCGAGCTTGACCCGGCGGACCTTTCCGAGCGATCCGACCCCACCTTGCCGGCCGAACGGGCCGAGCGAGACGCGATGATCCAGGCCGCCCTGGACGCGCTGGCACCCGACCACCGGGCCGTGGTGGTCCTGAAGGAGTTCGACGGCCTGCGGTACGAGGAGATCGCCGCGATCCTGGACATTCCCGTCGGCACCGTCCGGAGCCGATTGCACCGGGCCCGCAAAGAGCTTCGCGATCAGCTTTCGGACTTCCTGGATGAATCGCCGGTTCGCCAGGGGCCGCTCGACTCGGACTGAACGACATGCTGTGGCGGAGGGATCGTTCCGTTTTCGAATTTTTTTCTGGTCCGACTCCGTTGCCGTCGTCGCCTTCAGTCATCTTCGTTTGCCTGAGCGTTTGCGTCTTCCTTATTCTTCCTTCCCCATCGTTCTCCATGCCCACAATTGACGACACCCTGATTCACGCCTACGTCGATGGCGAGCTTGACCCCGAGTCGCGCTTGCTCGTCGAACAGGCGGCTCAGGCCGATCCTCGGGTGGCTCGCGAACTTGGCGAGCTGGCCCGATTGCACGGCCTGATGAGTAATGTTCACCGACCGCCCGACCTGCCGGACGTTTCCGGAGAGGTGGTGGCGCATATCCAGCGGGCCGACGCTCGGCGACGGGCCTTGCAGCCGATTGCCTCGTCGACCATTTTGGCGCTGGCGGCCCTGTTGATGGTCACCCTGTTCTGGAACCGGCCGGTTCCGTGGGGGGGTCAGGGGCAACATGTGGTGGTGATGGTCCCGGCCAATGAACAGGGCGAAGCCGTGGACCCCGGCGCGATCGCGCCGGCCGAGCAGGAGGCCGCGCTCGTGGCGGAGTCCAACGGCGCGGCTTCGGAGCCGAGCGAGACCGAGGTGCCTTCCGAGGCCCCTGAGGTCGTGGTGGCCGAGGCTACCGAGGCGATCCCCGACGACCAGGCGGCGTTTCTGCTGGATCTGGTCGATCTGGACCGGTCGCGGACCATCGTCATCGAGCCGGTGGCCGGGGTTTCGGCTGAGGAGGTGGCCGAGGAGCTGAACCTGCTGCTCCGCGACACGCTCCGAACCGACCCCCGCTATGGTCATCTGACGGAGTCGGGTGACGCCCCGGCCGACCTGTTCCTGCTGGTCGCCAACCCGACCGAGCAAACCAATTTGATCAACCGGCTTGAGGAATCGCTGGGCGACCGCTGCCGGGTGGTCGAGCCGGCGGAGGCCGATGCGTCGCCGTCGCTGCTGTTCGGGGATGCCGGGAGGCTGGTCCTCAAGAGCGTGGAAGAGGCGGCCCCGTTGCGATCGAGTCAGGAGCGTCTTCTGGCCAATCGGGGGCACGATCATGATCCTGAGGCAACCGTGAGCGATCCGAGGGTGATGGTCCCTCCGCAACGCCACGGGGTGCCGAGTCTTCCGCCGATGCCGGGACGATCGCCCGAGGTCGTTCAGGAATCGGAAGGCGACGATGGACCTCCCGGGGTGATGGTGTTCTGGGTCCGGCCGTCGCGTTGAGCAAGGAGTGACCGACCGGGCAAGGCGGTTGGTGTTGCGTTTGTGTTCCGGGGTGCCGTCGTCTTTTGCCGCAACCGGCGAGGCGACGGCACTCTTTTTTTATCCAGGCGCGTTCGAGGGCAACGGACGAGGAGAGGCGTCGGTGATGGCCTTGCTTGAAGCGGGGATCGGCGGGGCCTAGGATGAGGGGGGCCGGGCGTGATTGGATCACGGCTCGGGAGGGCAGGGCACGGATTGAGGGATGATTCCGATGCGGGTTGCGGTCGCGTTTCAGGACGAGCAGGTGGCCTTTGATGTGAGCGACGATCGCCTTGTCGCCGCCTGGAACGGCCCAGAGGGGATGTCGCGTGATGCCTTGCGCGACCACTTCCGCCGCGACCTGGAGGAGCCGAGGGGCTACCCACCGCTGAGGCAGAATGTCGTGCCCGGCGACCGGGTCGCGCTGGCGATCGACCCGGACGTGCCGGACGTGGCCCGGCTGGTCGCGATTGTGAGCGAGGTGCTGACCGAGGCGGGGGTGGAGTCGATTGAAGCGGTGAGCCTGGGGCCGATTCCGCCTTCGCAGCGCGACGATTGGCCGGCCTCGATCCGGCTGGAAACGCACGCGCCCGCCTCCGAGAACACGCAAACGATGGCCTATCTGGCCAGCACCCAGGCCGGGCGTCGGATCTATTTGAACCGGACTCTGACCGAGGCCGACGTGGTGGTGCCGATCGGAGGGCTCGGGTTCGACGAGGTGCTTGGCTATCGCGGCCCCTGGAGCACGATTTTCCCGGGGCTGAGCAACGCCGAAACCCAGCAGAGTGAACGGGATGCGCCCGCCGGGGTCGGCCACCGAGGGCCGGTTCTGGAGGAGTCGGGCGAGGTGTCGTGGCTGCTCGGGAGCCTCTTTCATGTGGGGGTCTTGCCCGGTCGATCGGGAGCCGCCGGGTTGTTCGTCGGCGAGGCCGGCGAGGTGCGCGAGGCGGGCATTCAGGCCGTGGACGACGCCTGGACCTTCCGCCCCGAAAGCCGGGCCGAGCTGGTGATCGCCGGGATTGGCGCTCCCGGTCGGCCGACGAGCCTCGACGACCTGGCCAAGGGGCTGGCCACGGCCATGACGCTCGTTCATCGAGGGGGCAAGATCGCCGTGCTCTCGCGTGTTGCAGGAACACCCGGCCCGGCGTTGCAACGTCTGATGGCGCTGGATGACCCCTCTCGGGGGGGCGTCAAGGCGCTTCGGGAGGCCCGGAAGGAGCCCGATGCGCTGACCGCGCTGGCCATTGCCGAGGCATTGGCCTGGGCCGATCTGTATTTGCTCAGCGCGCTCGACGATCAGCTTGTGGACGACCTGGGGATGATTGCGCTCGGCTCGGCCGACGAGGCGCGCCGCCTGGCCGGGGGAGCGTCGTCGTGCGTGGTGCTCAGCCAGGCCGACCGGACCCGGGCGCAGGCGGTCGAGGATTAGCGCGGGCTGCGATGGGACCGGATCGTTCCGATCGACTGGAACGGGGAGACAGGTACCTCGGGAACGCCGAGCCAGTGCCCATTTCCTCACGCGACAGGCTCAAGCGTTGGGACGGCTGGGGTGTGGCGACCCTGGGTGTCTCCACCTGGAAAACGTGACAATTCCCCCACCTGGCAATTTTTGACGATCCAAGAACGAGACTCGACCGATGCCCAACTCTCCTACTCCTGCCGCGGTTGCCCTGGAGTCGAAGGTGGTGATGGCCGACTGGCCAGGACGGGCCAGAGTGCGGGTCGTCGGGCCCGATCGGGCGAAGTTCCTGCATAACCTGACGACCAACGACATCAACCGGAAAACCTCGGGATCGGGGTGCGAGGCGTTCGTGACGAGTCCGCAGGGGAAGACGCTGGGGTTCATCACGCTGGTGATCCTCGACGAGGAAATTCTGCTGCGGACCGAGGCTGAGGGGCTGCCGCCGATCTTGCCTCATTTGAGGAAGTACGGGGTGCTGGAAGAGGTCGAACTGGAGGAGGCGACCGCCTCGACCTTCGAACTGCATCTGGCCGGGCCGCTCGTGGGGGAGGTGATGGCGGCGGTCGGGGTCGCAACCTTGCCGGAAGGGGAGCTGGACCACCTCACGGCCGAAATTGCCGGGCGTCCGGTGCGGGTGGTCCGGGAACGGCCGATCGGGGCCGACGGGGTGACGGTGATCGGCGCGATCGAGGATGTCGAGGCGGTGCGATCGGCCCTGATCGCGGCAGGCGAGCCGATCGGCCTGGTGACGCTCTCGGCCGAGGCGTTCGATGCGTTTCGAATCGAGGCGGGAACGCCGGCCTCAGGCCGGGATGTGACCGAGAAGAACCTGCCGCAGGAACTCGACCGGAATGAGCGGGCGATCAGCTTCGTGAAGGGATGCTATCTTGGGCAGGAGACGGTGGCCCGACTCGATGCGCTCGGGCACGTCAACCGGTTGATTCGAGGGCTGGAGATCGACGCCGAGACGCCCCCGCCGGGCGGATCGAAGTTGTTCGCCGGAGAGAAAGAGGTGGGCTGGATCGGCTCGTCGGCGGTTTCGGAACGCTCGGGACGGCCGATTGCGCTGGCTTATGTGCGGACGTCTCATGTGAAGCCCGGCAGCGCGGTGAGCGTTCGGGAGGAGTCGGGGAATGAGGCCCCGGCGACGGTGCGGGGAGAAGTAGGCGGTAGGCAGTAGGCAGTAGGCAGTGGGGATCTTGCTCGTGGAACACGCGGAAGAGAGGGTCGCTAGCCGGGATGACACGCCTGGCGATCTGACGGAGAGCCCCCTCACCCGGCCTTGCGGCCATCCTCTCCCCCGAGGGGGGAGAGGGGTCTTCGTCCGGCTCGCAAGGCTTGGTGTTCTTCGGATCGGCCCCCCTACGCAGCCTTGCGGCTACTCTCGCCCCCGAGGGCGGAGGAGAGGGTGGGGAGATCAGGGATCAGTCGGGGTCGGTCAGGTCGTGGAGGTCGTGCGAGCGGAGCCGGTCGAGTTCGACGACGGTTTGAGAGGCTCGGCCACGGTGGAGGTCTTCGAGGACGAGGGCGCCTTGGGGAGCGATCGGGGCGGAGCGGTGCTCGGGATCGCTGTCGGACCGGGCGAGGCGGCCCTTAACGACCTGGCCGCCGCAGTCGATCCGAATCTTCGGGAAGCGGGTTCCCTGGCCGCGTCGGATCTGGACCAGCCGCTCGTGGCACTCGTCGAAGGTCATCGGAACTCCTTTTCCGTGACGACCGAGGGGTCGAATGAGCCGATTGCGGCAACCTGAGCGGTTGCCGAAGCTTTATCGAATGACGTCTTGGGTTCCCCATCGGCGCGGGAGGCGCGGCGAGTTGAGCAAAACCAAGGAGGAATCGGGCGAGAACCGCGACCGATCCTGGAGCACGCTCGGGTATGCGGGAATCCCCCGACGAGGCGGCCTTCCCTGGCCGGGATCATCGGGCGGGGGATGATGGCACGAGTTGTGCGGTCGGTCAAGTCGAGCCGAACGATCGGCTGCGTTGACTTCGGAGTCGCCCGGCCTAGAATGCGGGAATTGCGTGATTTCCAGAAGACGCCAGAGCGACGCACCCCGACCGGCCCCGAGTACCTACCGCCATGCGCCTGCTCACGGCCATTCCTGTTTATAATGAAGAAGCCCACCTGGAACCGGTTTTGGCCGAGGTTTTGCGGCACGCGCCGGGTCAGGTGCTGGTCGTCGATGACGGCTCGACCGACGGCACGCCGGAGCGACTGGCCCGGTTTCCGGAGGTACAGGTGATCCGCCACGAGCGGAACCAGGGTTATGGCGCCGGGCTTCGAAGCGCCTTCGAGGCGACCCTGGCCGGGGGTTACGACGGCCTGGTGACGCTCGA
This window harbors:
- a CDS encoding anti-sigma factor family protein, giving the protein MPTIDDTLIHAYVDGELDPESRLLVEQAAQADPRVARELGELARLHGLMSNVHRPPDLPDVSGEVVAHIQRADARRRALQPIASSTILALAALLMVTLFWNRPVPWGGQGQHVVVMVPANEQGEAVDPGAIAPAEQEAALVAESNGAASEPSETEVPSEAPEVVVAEATEAIPDDQAAFLLDLVDLDRSRTIVIEPVAGVSAEEVAEELNLLLRDTLRTDPRYGHLTESGDAPADLFLLVANPTEQTNLINRLEESLGDRCRVVEPAEADASPSLLFGDAGRLVLKSVEEAAPLRSSQERLLANRGHDHDPEATVSDPRVMVPPQRHGVPSLPPMPGRSPEVVQESEGDDGPPGVMVFWVRPSR
- a CDS encoding lactate racemase domain-containing protein; this translates as MRVAVAFQDEQVAFDVSDDRLVAAWNGPEGMSRDALRDHFRRDLEEPRGYPPLRQNVVPGDRVALAIDPDVPDVARLVAIVSEVLTEAGVESIEAVSLGPIPPSQRDDWPASIRLETHAPASENTQTMAYLASTQAGRRIYLNRTLTEADVVVPIGGLGFDEVLGYRGPWSTIFPGLSNAETQQSERDAPAGVGHRGPVLEESGEVSWLLGSLFHVGVLPGRSGAAGLFVGEAGEVREAGIQAVDDAWTFRPESRAELVIAGIGAPGRPTSLDDLAKGLATAMTLVHRGGKIAVLSRVAGTPGPALQRLMALDDPSRGGVKALREARKEPDALTALAIAEALAWADLYLLSALDDQLVDDLGMIALGSADEARRLAGGASSCVVLSQADRTRAQAVED
- the ygfZ gene encoding CAF17-like 4Fe-4S cluster assembly/insertion protein YgfZ, whose product is MPNSPTPAAVALESKVVMADWPGRARVRVVGPDRAKFLHNLTTNDINRKTSGSGCEAFVTSPQGKTLGFITLVILDEEILLRTEAEGLPPILPHLRKYGVLEEVELEEATASTFELHLAGPLVGEVMAAVGVATLPEGELDHLTAEIAGRPVRVVRERPIGADGVTVIGAIEDVEAVRSALIAAGEPIGLVTLSAEAFDAFRIEAGTPASGRDVTEKNLPQELDRNERAISFVKGCYLGQETVARLDALGHVNRLIRGLEIDAETPPPGGSKLFAGEKEVGWIGSSAVSERSGRPIALAYVRTSHVKPGSAVSVREESGNEAPATVRGEVGGRQ
- a CDS encoding sigma-70 family RNA polymerase sigma factor, giving the protein MRRLGDAGYREGAGLRIMEGEGWQVGRLGGRVGGNLWGVGGVEGDTMTGFEDDQELVEASRAGSAEAFGELVRRHQDRLYPTLVRLTGSAEDAQDLLQESFLRAYRKLGRFRGGSSFYTWLYRLAVNLALSHRRRRKGPARLSELWVDRETELDPADLSERSDPTLPAERAERDAMIQAALDALAPDHRAVVVLKEFDGLRYEEIAAILDIPVGTVRSRLHRARKELRDQLSDFLDESPVRQGPLDSD